GATGCTAAGGGTCACACTTCTTGCCCGAAAGGATCTGTGCGGATCGCCAGCTGGAATGTCAATTCGGTGCGAACCCGGTTGGACCATGTGCTGGCTTGGCTGGACCGAACTGATGTGGACCTGTTGGCTCTTCAGGAGACCAAGGTCGACGACCCTCTGTTTCCTCTCGAGCCGTTCCAGTCGAGGGGGTACGAGGTGAGCATTTACGGCCAAAAGTCTTACAACGGCGTCGCACTGATCAGCCGTCACCCCCTGGAGGATGTGCGGGTGGGCTTCAGCGGAGAGCTGCAAAACGATGCCGCCGCCATTGAGCTGAGCGAACAGAAGCGGGTGATCAGTGCCCTAGTGGATGGAATCCGAGTGGTGGATCTCTACGTCCCGAATGGATCAAGCCTGACTTCAGAGAAATACGGCTACAAGCTGGCGTGGCTGGGTTGCCTCGAGCGCTATCTGCGTCAGCTGGAAACGCGGGACGAACCCCTGTGTGTGGTCGGTGATTTCAACATCGGCCCGGAGGAGAGAGATCTGCATGACCCCGGACGTCTCACGGGGGGGATCATGGCCACCGATGCCGAACGCAACGCCCTGACGCAAGCCCTGGGAGCAGACCTCAAGGATGCCTTTCGCCTGTTCGAATCCGGCACCGACCACTGGAGCTGGTGGGACTACCGCAGTGGGGCCTGGAACCGTGATGCCGGCTGGCGCATCGATCACATCTACCTCAGCAGTGACTTACAGGAGCTGGCTCGCAGCTGCAACATTGATAAACAGGAACGTGGACGCGAACAGCCCAGTGACCACGCGCCGGTCGTGGTGGATCTTGCCTGGGAAGACGACGATGAGAGCGACGAAGACAGCTTCGCGTTTCAGTAGACCACCACTTCATCGGGAAGCGCTGCGGCCTGGTTTTTCAACTCCACATAGCGCCGCTGAGATTCACCACAGGTGCGTGGTGTCGGGAAGATCTTTCCGGGATTGGCACGCCCCTCAGGGTCGAAGGCCG
This region of Synechococcus sp. NOUM97013 genomic DNA includes:
- the xth gene encoding exodeoxyribonuclease III, yielding MRIASWNVNSVRTRLDHVLAWLDRTDVDLLALQETKVDDPLFPLEPFQSRGYEVSIYGQKSYNGVALISRHPLEDVRVGFSGELQNDAAAIELSEQKRVISALVDGIRVVDLYVPNGSSLTSEKYGYKLAWLGCLERYLRQLETRDEPLCVVGDFNIGPEERDLHDPGRLTGGIMATDAERNALTQALGADLKDAFRLFESGTDHWSWWDYRSGAWNRDAGWRIDHIYLSSDLQELARSCNIDKQERGREQPSDHAPVVVDLAWEDDDESDEDSFAFQ